In the genome of Raphanus sativus cultivar WK10039 chromosome 4, ASM80110v3, whole genome shotgun sequence, one region contains:
- the LOC108837644 gene encoding uncharacterized protein LOC108837644 has product MHLWPSLKLRNSFKSTSKKRYQRTNSSGQHSQSNQQRLLESGPEIPSGSWFSVVCGDLAMVLSCCFCCFCCGACIYEEEN; this is encoded by the exons atgcatCTGTGGCCATCGTTGAAACTTAGAAACTCTTTCAAGAGCACTAGCAAGAAGAGATATCAGAGGACTAACAGCAGCGGGCAACACAGCCAAAGCAATCAACAGAGACTCCTAGAATCTGGCCCTGAGATTCCATCTGGTAGCTGGTTTAGTGTTGTCTGCGGAGATCTTGCCATGGTTCTCTCTTGCTGCTTCTGTTGTTTCTGCTGCGGAG CTTGCATTTATGAGGAAGAGAATTGA
- the LOC108837180 gene encoding DNA replication complex GINS protein SLD5 has protein sequence MASNSEMGSADFESLLSTSDVELLKRAWRNEKAAPEILPYQGDLVERAKGQIELVEGNIEDYVEDGIDPLVVSLYQMDLDRTQFLLRSYLRVRLLKIEKFMFHILKSEEAESRLSEQEKAFARRCAADLTKHFEESVLLKLPENYQTVQKQSLISDEDDMVPEPNLDTFVVCRSKNSLKLNLYEEGETPVILDLDRGEPSFVRYRAVKRAFESGEVELI, from the exons ATGGCGTCGAATTCGGAAATGGGATCGGCTGATTTTGAATCATTGCTCTCTACCTCAGACGTAGAGCTGTTGAAGAGGGCTTGGCGTAACGAGAAGGCGGCGCCGGAGATTCTTCCGTACCAAGGTGATCTTGTCGAAAGAGCCAAAGGGCAGATTGAATTAGTG GAAGGGAATATTGAAGATTATGTGGAAGATGGTATCGACCCTTTGGTGGTGTCGCTTTATCAGATGGATTTGGACAGAACCCAGTTTCTGCTGAGATCCTATCTTAGGGTTAGGCTTCTCAAG ATAGAGAAGTTTATGTTCCACATCCTGAAGTCAGAAGAAGCTGAAAGTCGCCTTTCTGAGCAAGAGAAAGCGTTTGCTAGAAG GTGTGCTGCTGATTTAACAAAGCATTTCGAAGAGAGCGTACTGCTTAAGTTGCCGGAGAACTATCAGACGGTTCAAAAGCAATCCCTTATAAGTGATGAGGATGATATGG TGCCGGAGCCGAATTTGGACACCTTTGTTGTTTGTAGAAGCAAGAACTCACTCAAACTCAATCTATACGAAGA AGGTGAGACGCCCGTGATTCTGGATTTGGACCGGGGCGAGCCCAGCTTCGTACGTTACAGGGCTGTAAAAAGAGCATTCGAATCTGGGGAAGTTGAGTTGATCTGA
- the LOC108854390 gene encoding flowering-promoting factor 1-like protein 3 has protein sequence MSGVWVFKNGVIRLVENPGADETNIVKAKRKVLVYTPSNEVITSYSHLQQHLYALGWERYYGEPNLLQFHKASTVHLISLPTDFSRFKTMHMYDIVVKNRNMFQVRDM, from the coding sequence ATGTCGGGAGTGTGGGTGTTCAAGAATGGCGTCATTCGGCTAGTGGAGAATCCCGGAGCTGATGAGACGAACATCGTGAAGGCAAAGCGAAAGGTTCTGGTATACACTCCAAGCAACGAGGTCATAACTTCTTACTCACATCTCCAGCAACATCTCTACGCACTTGGCTGGGAACGTTACTACGGGGAGCCTAACCTTCTTCAGTTCCACAAAGCATCCACCGTTCATCTCATCTCACTCCCTACTGATTTCTCCAGGTTTAAGACGATGCACATGTACGACATCGTCGTCAAGAATCGCAACATGTTCCAAGTCAGGGACATGTAG
- the LOC108855528 gene encoding mitochondrial thiamine diphosphate carrier 2, producing MSSTEGVEDPSQIKRALIDASAGAISGGVSRTVTSPLDVIKIRFQVQLEPTSSWSVVRGNLSGASKYTGMFQATKDIFREEGFRGFWRGNVPALLMVMPYTSIQFTVLHKLKSFASGSTKTEDHIHLSPYLSFVSGALAGCAATLGSYPFDLLRTILASQGEPKVYPTMRSAFFDIIKTRGIRGLYNGLTPTLVEIVPYAGLQFGTYDMFKRWMMDWNRHVLSSKNPINVDTNLSSFQLFVCGLGAGTSAKLVCHPLDVVKKRFQIEGLQRHPRYGARVERRAYRNMLDGLKQILMAEGWHGLYKGIVPSTVKAAPAGAVTFVAYEFTSDWLESISW from the exons ATGAGTTCCACGGAGGGGGTCGAGGATCCCAGCCAGATTAAACGTGCCTTGATCGATGCTTCCGCCGGCGCCATCTCCGGTGGTGTTTCCCGCACCGTTACTTCTCCTCTCGATGTCATTAAGATTAGATTTCAG GTTCAACTAGAACCGACGAGTTCGTGGTCTGTGGTCAGGGGGAACTTGTCTGGAGCGTCCAAGTATACAGGGATGTTTCAGGCAACTAAAGACATTTTTAGAGAAGAAGGTTTTCGG ggGTTTTGGCGTGGTAATGTGCCTGCTTTGCTTATGGTCATGCCGTATACTTCAATTCAGTTTACAGTACTGCATAAGTTGAAATCTTTTGCGTCTGGTTCTACTAAAACAG AGGATCATATTCACTTGAGCCCTTATCTATCCTTCGTCAGTGGAGCTTTAGCAGGATGTGCTGCTACATTAGGATCGTACCCGTTTGATCTTCTAAGGACAATACTGGCCTCACAAGGGGAGCCTAAG GTGTATCCAACAATGAGGTCTGCATTTTTCGATATCATCAAAACTCGAGGCATTAGAGGATTGTATAACGGATTAACACCAACACTTGTTGAAATCGTGCCTTACGCTGGCCTGCAGTTTGGCACTTATGATATGTTTAAGCGTTGGATGATG GACTGGAACCGACACGTGTTATCTTCCAAAAACCCTATCAACGTGGACACCAACCTTTCTAGCTTCCAGCTTTTTGTTTGTGGGCTTGGGGCTGGCACTAGCGCCAAACTCGTTTGCCATCCTCTTGATGTGGTTAAAAAGCGTTTCCAG ATTGAAGGTTTGCAGAGGCATCCGAGATACGGAGCCAGAGTAGAGCGACGTGCATACAGAAACATGTTAGACGGTCTCAAACAGATTCTGATGGCGGAAGGGTGGCACGGTCTGTACAAAGGAATTGTACCTTCCACTGTGAAAGCTGCTCCTGCTGGTGCTGTAACCTTTGTGGCCTATGAGTTCACCTCTGACTGGTTGGAGTCAATTTCTTGGTAG
- the LOC108855530 gene encoding uncharacterized protein LOC108855530, translated as MATTKKVIAICQAGGQFVTNKDGLLVYTNGDAYAIDIDHDTSLNDFRSELAENFGFSWETMTLKYFLPGNRKTLITISKDKDFKRMVSFSVDAPNVEVFVLPEESKAMIVSNMPASRSSRTTASEAVVPVVSAGDLVMRDNHDHDDDDDITTNDFQIDMGVVVMPDHVTSPLPCDFVLTDEKQQHIKPAQQWENTITGVDQRFSSFAEFRDSLHKYSIAHGFTYKYKKNDSHRVSVKCKSPGCPWRIAASRLSTTQLICIKKMNPRHTCERAVVKAGYRATRGWVGSIIKEKLKAFPDYKPKDIAEDIKREYGIQLNYSQAWRAKEIAREQLQGSYKEAYTQLPFFCEKIKETNPGSVASFVTKEDSSFHRLFISFYASLCGFKQGSRPLLFLDSIVLNSKYQGVMLVATAPYAEDGAFPLAFAVADSETEENWVWFLENLKSALADDDSRRITFVADFQNGLKSALPLVFGEAHHHHAYCLRHLAEKLNCDCKMWRLTGLPCSHAVAVIECIEKSPYEYCSRYLTSESFRLMYAESINPVPNGGMMMMAEEQIEGVVSVTPPPARRTPGRPKSKQVEPIEMIKRQLQCSNCKGLGHNKKTCKAGSQG; from the exons ATGGCTACGACAAAGAAAGTGATAGCTATATGTCAAGCAGGTGGACAGTTCGTAACCAACAAAGACGGTTTATTAGTTTACACCAACGGAGATGCTTACGCCATAGACATCGATCACGACACGTCACTGAACGACTTCCGGTCCGAATTGGCTGAGAATTTCGGGTTCAGTTGGGAGACGATGACTCTCAAGTACTTCCTCCCTGGAAACAGGAAGACCCTTATCACCATCTCTAAGGATAAGGACTTTAAACGCATGGTCAGCTTCTCCGTAGATGCACCTAATGTTGAAGTCTTTGTCTTACCTGAGGAATCTAAAGCGATGATTGTGTCCAACATGCCAGCTAGTAG GTCAAGTAGGACAACTGCATCTGAAGCAGTTGTACCTGTTGTTTCTGCAGGAGATCTTGTTATGAGAGATAACCATgaccatgatgatgatgatgatataacAACTAATGATTTTCAGATCGACATGGGCGTAGTAGTAATGCCTGATCATGTAACCAGCCCTTTACCGTGCGATTTCGTTTTAACCGACGAGAAACAACAACACATAAAACCCGCACAGCAGTGGGAGAACACCATCACAGGCGTCGATCAACGGTTCAGCAGCTTCGCAGAGTTCCGAGACTCCCTGCACAAGTACTCCATCGCACATGGTTTCACATACAAGTACAAGAAAAACGACAGCCACCGCGTCTCCGTCAAATGCAAATCCCCAGGCTGCCCCTGGCGCATCGCCGCGTCCAGGCTCTCCACCACGCAGCTGATATGCATCAAGAAGATGAACCCGAGGCATACCTGCGAGAGAGCCGTCGTGAAAGCCGGCTACCGCGCGACGAGAGGCTGGGTGGGAAGTATCATCAAGGAGAAGCTGAAGGCGTTTCCTGATTACAAGCCTAAGGACATTGCTGAGGATATAAAACGTGAGTATGGGATCCAGCTGAACTACTCGCAGGCGTGGAGAGCTAAAGAGATCGCTAGAGAGCAGCTTCAGGGCTCTTACAAAGAAGCGTATACTCAGCTTCCTTTCTTCTGCGAGAAGATCAAAGAGACTAACCCTGGAAGCGTCGCTAGTTTTGTAACAAAAGAAGATTCAAGCTTCCATCGTCTGTTCATATCTTTCTACGCTTCCTTATGTGGGTTTAAACAAGGCTCTCGCCCTCTCCTTTTCCTTGACAGTATTGTCTTGAACTCAAAGTACCAAGGGGTTATGCTTGTCGCTACGGCTCCTTATGCAGAAGACGGAGCGTTTCCgttagcgtttgcggttgcggacaGCGAGACGGAAGAGAACTGGGTTTGGTTCTTGGAGAATCTCAAGTCAGCGTTAGCTGATGATGATTCACGGAGGATCACGTTCGTTGCTGATTTTCAAAACGGTCTGAAGAGTGCGTTGCCTCTTGTGTTCGGTGAAGCACACCACCATCATGCTTATTGCTTGCGTCACCTCGCTGAGAAGCTGAACTGTGACTGTAAGATGTGGAGATTAACTGGTTTGCCGTGTAGCCACGCGGTTGCGGTAATCGAATGCATAGAGAAAAGCCCTTATGAGTACTGCTCCAGATACTTGACCTCAGAGAGTTTCAGGTTGATGTATGCTGAGTCTATTAACCCTGTCCCTAACGgggggatgatgatgatggcagAGGAACAGATTGAAGGGGTTGTTTCAGTGACGCCTCCGCCTGCAAGGAGGACTCCGGGGAGACCGAAGAGTAAGCAGGTGGAACCGATAGAAATGATCAAGCGTCAGCTTCAGTGTAGCAACTGCAAGGGGTTAGGACACAACAAGAAAACCTGCAAAGCTGGGTCCCAAGGATAG
- the LOC108851832 gene encoding 1,4-dihydroxy-2-naphthoyl-CoA thioesterase 2 — protein sequence MDPKSVEFTADNPLHILGFLFEEVTATRVSGRLTVTEKCCQPFKVLHGGVSALIAEGLASLGAGVASGYKRVAGVHLSIHHIRPAALGESVFAESFPVSVGKNIQVWEVRLWKTKEQEKTKMISTSRVTLLSGLPVPDHAKDSLDHLKKFVSKL from the exons ATGGATCCAAAATCGGTGGAGTTTACAGCGGACAATCCGCTTCACATCTTAGGCTTCCTTTTCGAAGAGGTAACCGCCACCAGAGTCTCCGGCCGCCTCACCGTAACTGAAAAATGCTGCCAGCCGTTCAAAGTCTTGCATGGCGGCGTATCCGCTCTGATCGCCGAAGGACTCGCTAGTCTCGGCGCCGGAGTCGCCTCTGGCTATAAACGTGTAGCCGGTGTCCATCTTTCAATTCACCATATCCGACCTGCTGCCCTCGGCGAATCCGTCTTCGCCGAATCTTTTCCGGTCTCCGTCGGGAAAAATATCCAG GTATGGGAGGTTCGGTTATGGAAAACCAAGGAACAAGAGAAGACGAAAATGATATCAACTTCCCGTGTTACTCTCTTAAGTGGTTTACCTGTACCGGACCACGCTAAAGATTCTTTGGACCATCTCAAGAAGTTTGTATCCAAGTtgtaa
- the LOC108850294 gene encoding putative defensin-like protein 80, which translates to MDVWRSPYAFIAVSVIVMFLIIGQSTWLNDECPGVCHSDIVPDCDTLCASLGFPGGFCKGLTCCCNPKSPKILNIPPP; encoded by the exons ATGGATGTTTGGAGATCTCCATATGCTTTCATAGCAGTTTCTGTCATAGTAATGTTCTTGATCATAGGTCAGTCAACTT GGTTAAATGATGAATGTCCAGGGGTATGTCATTCCGATATTGTACCAGACTGCGATACACTCTGCGCTAGCTTAGGGTTTCCTGGAGGCTTCTGTAAAGGATTAACGTGTTGCTGCAATCCCAAATCCCCTAAAATCCTAAATATACCTCCTCCTTAA